In Periplaneta americana isolate PAMFEO1 chromosome 4, P.americana_PAMFEO1_priV1, whole genome shotgun sequence, one DNA window encodes the following:
- the LOC138697870 gene encoding uncharacterized protein, whose amino-acid sequence MRLATSLFIGALLAFAASEEAPKKAEAKEKKQDKRGLVGLGGGGGGGGGGHGGGFEIGYGGGLDSGYGGSIGGGGFGHGLSLGGGGFGHGLSLGGGGYGGDLGGGSYGGGLGGGSYGGGGYGGGGFGGGLGGGFGGGVGHQVAQVKAITVTKEVPVPVPQPYPVHVEKKVPYPVKVPVAVPVEKPYPVHVPKPYPVYVEKKVPYPVEKPVPYPVKVPVKVPVPQPVPVHIPKPVAVPVPKPVAVPVPHPVVVQKSVPVFVKSDSGYGGGLGGGSGGFGDLGGHGGSISFGHSGLGGGALSLGGHGFEGGSLSLGGHGLGGGSISLGGHGGLGGGYSGGYGGDIGGYHHG is encoded by the coding sequence ACATCCCTCTTCATCGGCGCCCTGCTTGCCTTCGCCGCAAGCGAGGAAGCCCCGAAGAAGGCCGAAGCCAAGGAAAAAAAGCAGGATAAACGAGGACTGGTTGGACTAGGAGGTGGAGGCGGCGGAGGCGGAGGCGGTCACGGAGGCGGCTTCGAAATCGGTTACGGAGGAGGTCTCGATAGCGGCTACGGAGGCAGCATTGGTGGCGGCGGATTTGGACACGGTCTTAGTCTTGGAGGCGGCGGATTTGGACACGGCCTTAGTCTTGGAGGCGGAGGTTATGGAGGTGATCTCGGAGGCGGAAGTTATGGAGGCGGTCTTGGAGGCGGAAGCTATGGAGGCGGAGGCTACGGAGGAGGCGGCTTCGGAGGCGGACTTGGGGGTGGATTTGGTGGCGGTGTTGGCCACCAGGTGGCGCAAGTCAAAGCCATCACTGTTACAAAGGAGGTACCCGTACCAGTGCCACAGCCCTACCCCGTCCACGTGGAGAAGAAAGTGCCTTACCCCGTCAAGGTTCCTGTCGCCGTCCCTGTAGAGAAGCCCTATCCAGTCCATGTTCCTAAGCCATACCCTGTCTACGTAGAGAAGAAAGTCCCTTATCCTGTCGAGAAGCCTGTTCCTTACCCAGTCAAGGTTCCTGTCAAAGTTCCAGTCCCTCAGCCTGTCCCTGTGCATATTCCAAAACCAGTCGCTGTCCCTGTTCCGAAGCCTGTAGCAGTACCCGTCCCTCACCCAGTTGTAGTGCAGAAATCTGTACCTGTATTTGTTAAAAGCGACTCCGGCTACGGCGGAGGCCTTGGAGGAGGATCTGGAGGATTCGGAGATCTCGGAGGTCATGGAGGTTCCATCAGCTTCGGTCACAGCGGTCTCGGAGGTGGAGCTCTCAGTCTTGGAGGCCACGGTTTCGAAGGAGGTTCTCTTAGTCTCGGTGGCCACGGATTAGGAGGAGGATCCATTAGCCTCGGAGGTCACGGCGGTCTTGGCGGAGGATATAGTGGAGGCTATGGTGGTGACATTGGCGGATACCACCATGGctga